The following proteins are encoded in a genomic region of Leifsonia psychrotolerans:
- a CDS encoding DUF3043 domain-containing protein, with translation MAKNPVNPDAQPSIESAEETAARLAADATAGKGQATPTRKQQEAANKRPLVPGDRKLAAKQAREKSMEARGRARIGMANGEDKYLPVRERGPQKRFVRDYVDARFNVGEFMIPVMFLVILLTFFPDPLVQTYGIIALWAFFLVAVVDCLILGFIVTKKVGAKFGTGKAEKVRWYAAMRALQLRPMRLPKPQVKRGQYPA, from the coding sequence GTGGCTAAGAACCCCGTAAACCCCGACGCCCAACCGTCGATCGAGTCTGCCGAAGAGACGGCCGCCCGTCTCGCTGCCGATGCTACGGCCGGCAAAGGCCAGGCCACCCCAACGCGCAAGCAGCAGGAGGCCGCCAATAAGCGCCCCCTGGTGCCCGGTGACCGCAAGCTTGCAGCCAAGCAGGCTCGTGAGAAGTCGATGGAGGCACGTGGACGTGCCCGAATCGGCATGGCGAACGGTGAGGACAAGTACCTGCCCGTGCGTGAGCGCGGCCCACAGAAGCGCTTCGTGCGCGACTACGTCGACGCGCGCTTCAACGTGGGCGAATTCATGATCCCGGTGATGTTCCTGGTGATTTTGCTCACCTTTTTCCCCGACCCGCTGGTGCAGACCTATGGGATCATCGCCCTCTGGGCGTTCTTCCTCGTGGCCGTCGTCGATTGCTTGATTCTCGGTTTCATCGTGACCAAGAAGGTTGGGGCGAAGTTTGGCACGGGCAAGGCAGAAAAGGTGCGTTGGTACGCCGCAATGCGTGCCCTGCAATTGCGCCCGATGCGTCTGCCGAAGCCGCAGGTCAAGCGCGGCCAGTACCCCGCCTAG
- a CDS encoding dipeptidase, which translates to MTDTSKTDSHGASSLDIALRHAVEGGLAATISDLCALVRIPSVSWAAFDRAHVRESADAVAALARSLGVFDSVEVKQAALPGSDHLGQPAVLATRAAKNGKPTVVLYAHHDVQPPGKDEEWQSNPYEPTVRGDRLYGRGAADDKAGVMAHIASIRAVIEATGTDFDLGLVLFIEGEEEFGSGSFTTFLDENHDALSGDVIVVADSNNWDIDTPALTIGLRGNVTFKLTVRTLSHASHSGMFGGAVPDAMIATIRLLATLHDEQGSVAVVGLTSHDQVTPAYSEGQLRLEAGLLEGVAAIGQGSILSRIWAQPSLTVTGIDAPSVDNASNTLSPAIRVQISLRVAPGQKAQEAYDAVEAHLISHAPFGAHLEFDDVDTGEPFLVDTSGWAVAEVRSAMADAWGVAPVDIGVGGSIPFIADLVRVFPSAQILVTGVEDPDSRAHSPNESLHLGVFKRAILSEALLLGRLNERTIVASNNFPD; encoded by the coding sequence ATGACGGATACCTCGAAGACAGACTCTCACGGTGCTTCCAGCCTCGATATCGCGCTTCGACACGCCGTCGAGGGTGGGCTCGCCGCCACGATTTCGGATCTCTGCGCTCTGGTGCGCATTCCGTCGGTCTCGTGGGCCGCCTTTGACCGCGCCCACGTGCGCGAAAGTGCCGACGCCGTTGCCGCTTTGGCGCGCTCTCTCGGCGTGTTCGACTCGGTCGAGGTGAAACAAGCCGCGCTTCCCGGTAGCGACCATCTGGGTCAGCCCGCCGTTCTGGCCACCCGCGCGGCGAAAAACGGCAAGCCGACCGTGGTTCTCTACGCACATCACGATGTGCAGCCCCCCGGAAAAGATGAGGAATGGCAGTCGAACCCCTACGAGCCGACGGTGCGCGGCGATCGACTTTATGGTCGCGGGGCGGCCGACGACAAGGCCGGCGTGATGGCCCACATCGCATCGATCCGTGCCGTGATCGAAGCCACCGGCACAGACTTTGATCTTGGACTCGTCCTCTTCATTGAGGGGGAGGAAGAGTTCGGAAGTGGCTCGTTCACCACGTTCCTGGATGAGAACCATGATGCGCTCTCGGGCGATGTGATCGTCGTGGCGGACTCCAACAACTGGGACATTGACACGCCGGCCCTCACGATTGGGCTGCGCGGAAACGTGACATTCAAACTGACCGTGCGCACGCTGTCGCATGCGTCGCACTCCGGAATGTTCGGGGGAGCGGTTCCGGACGCGATGATCGCGACCATCCGACTGCTCGCCACCTTGCACGACGAGCAGGGCAGCGTTGCCGTCGTAGGACTGACCAGTCATGACCAGGTGACCCCCGCATACTCCGAGGGTCAGCTCCGACTCGAGGCCGGCCTGCTTGAGGGCGTGGCGGCGATCGGTCAGGGCAGCATCCTCAGTCGCATCTGGGCTCAGCCCTCGCTCACCGTCACTGGAATTGACGCACCCTCGGTCGACAACGCGTCAAACACGCTGTCACCGGCGATTCGAGTGCAGATCAGCCTGCGTGTGGCACCGGGCCAGAAGGCTCAGGAGGCCTATGATGCGGTCGAGGCTCATCTGATCTCCCACGCTCCCTTCGGCGCTCACCTGGAGTTCGATGACGTGGACACCGGCGAACCGTTCCTCGTCGACACCAGCGGCTGGGCCGTAGCCGAGGTTCGTTCGGCGATGGCCGATGCCTGGGGCGTGGCTCCCGTTGACATTGGGGTCGGTGGATCAATCCCGTTCATCGCGGATCTTGTGCGCGTCTTTCCATCGGCACAGATTTTGGTTACCGGTGTTGAAGACCCCGATTCCCGGGCCCACAGCCCCAATGAGTCGTTGCACCTCGGCGTGTTCAAACGCGCCATTCTCAGTGAGGCCCTTCTGCTTGGGCGCCTCAACGAACGCACAATCGTCGCCTCGAACAACTTTCCCGACTAA
- the erpA gene encoding iron-sulfur cluster insertion protein ErpA — protein sequence MTDITTAVPTKAADEAAAHAVGLSEAAADKVRSLLGQEGRDDLRLRVAVQPGGCSGLIYQLYFDERMLDGDAVVDFDGVEVIVDKMSVPYLEGATIDFEDTIQKQGFTIDNPNAGGSCACGDSFH from the coding sequence ATGACCGACATCACCACTGCCGTCCCGACGAAGGCCGCCGACGAAGCGGCAGCTCACGCTGTGGGCCTGAGTGAGGCTGCTGCCGATAAGGTGCGGAGCCTGCTCGGACAGGAAGGTCGCGATGACCTGCGTTTGCGTGTCGCAGTGCAGCCTGGCGGCTGCTCCGGGCTGATCTACCAGCTCTACTTCGACGAGCGCATGCTTGACGGCGATGCCGTCGTTGACTTCGACGGTGTCGAGGTCATCGTCGACAAGATGAGCGTGCCCTACCTTGAAGGCGCCACCATCGACTTTGAGGACACCATTCAGAAGCAGGGTTTCACCATCGACAATCCCAACGCCGGGGGAAGTTGCGCCTGCGGAGACTCGTTCCACTAA
- the ctaC gene encoding aa3-type cytochrome oxidase subunit II, translating into MRTHRRLRWAAIPIAATLTIVLAGCTTAQLNGFLPGFVDGEEAVTNHTSRISGLWTTSWIVLLIVGLITWGLTIWAVVVYRRRKGQTGLPVQMRYNMPIEIFYTIVPLILVIGFFAFTARDQAAIEARFDKPDVQIEVMAKQWAWDFNYVNEDVYSEGVQAQPVPDAPAGTINESKLPELVLPVGAKVEFKLESRDVVHSFWVIDFLYKKDVIPGKTNYMSLIPERIGTFAGKCAELCGEYHSLMLFNVKVVSQADYDAYIQSLRSAGYTGQLGQEYDRNSNLPGTGAPTTEEGH; encoded by the coding sequence GTGCGCACACATCGCCGTCTCCGATGGGCTGCAATTCCAATCGCAGCGACATTAACGATTGTTCTTGCCGGGTGTACTACCGCCCAGCTGAATGGTTTTCTCCCCGGTTTTGTTGATGGCGAAGAGGCGGTGACAAACCACACTTCGCGCATTTCAGGACTCTGGACGACGTCGTGGATTGTTCTTCTCATCGTCGGCCTCATCACATGGGGCCTCACGATCTGGGCTGTGGTCGTCTACCGCCGCCGAAAGGGTCAGACCGGTCTCCCGGTTCAGATGCGCTACAACATGCCCATCGAGATCTTCTATACGATCGTTCCCCTCATCCTGGTGATCGGCTTCTTCGCCTTCACCGCGCGTGACCAGGCCGCGATCGAGGCTCGCTTCGACAAGCCTGACGTTCAGATTGAGGTCATGGCCAAGCAATGGGCCTGGGACTTCAACTACGTGAATGAAGACGTGTACTCGGAAGGCGTCCAGGCCCAGCCGGTTCCTGATGCTCCGGCCGGCACCATCAACGAGTCCAAGCTCCCCGAGCTGGTCCTGCCGGTCGGTGCCAAGGTCGAGTTCAAGCTTGAGTCACGCGACGTCGTGCACTCGTTCTGGGTCATCGACTTCCTCTACAAGAAAGACGTCATCCCGGGCAAAACCAACTACATGTCGCTCATCCCGGAGCGCATTGGTACCTTCGCCGGAAAGTGTGCGGAGCTCTGTGGTGAGTACCACTCGCTCATGCTCTTCAACGTGAAGGTCGTCTCGCAGGCTGACTACGACGCATACATCCAGTCTCTTCGTTCTGCTGGCTACACCGGTCAGCTTGGCCAGGAATACGACCGCAACAGCAATCTTCCGGGCACGGGCGCCCCGACGACAGAGGAGGGCCACTAG